From the genome of Ascaphus truei isolate aAscTru1 chromosome 15, aAscTru1.hap1, whole genome shotgun sequence:
TGTGCAtccaggctggataactgactacatcccttcccacattccccacatatatgtggtctctcccctgtgtgagtCCTCTTGTGTGCgtccaggctggataactgactaaatcccttcccacattccccacatacatgcggtctctcccctctatgtgtcctcttgtgtttgttcaggttgtataacacactaaatccctttccacattccccacatacatgcgatctctcccctgtgtgtgtcctcttgtgtctgatcaggTGGTTTaactcactaaatcccttcccacattccccacatacatgcggtctctcccctgtgtgtgtcctcttgtgtgtgctcAGGCTGGATAAATTacgaaatcccttcccacattctccacatacatgtggtctctcccctgtgtgtgtcctctggtgattgttcaggctggataaattacgaaatcccttcccacattctccacatacatacggtctctctcctgtgtgtatcctcatgtgtgtgttcatgctggatgactgactaaatcccttcccacattccccacatacatgtggtctctcccctgtgtgtgtccttatgtgtatgttcaggctggataagttactaaatcccttcccacattccccacatacatgtggtctctcccctgtgtgtgtccttatgTGTATGTTTAGGCTGGATAagttactaaatcccttcccacattccccacatacgtGTTTCCTGTCCCTGGTCTGTGTCCTCTTCTGTaggttctggtctgataaccaagtcagactcttcccacttGCTCTgagatcttttcctgtggcagcagctaatatatatcttttggaatgagaagcagttacattgttaattaattgctttgactggttgaaagatgcattttctgtgATATTTgttggaatgttgcaagatttttctgtcctcatcttttccatattctcatttgggtgtttgaatttcagatgtttgaggaggtaatcctgactgctaaaagcaaccttgcagtgttgGGATGGGTGGATTATTGGAGCTTGGCTTTGTACTAGATGAGACAAAAAAAGTAACTGTTACACAAACGGTCATGCAGGAGAGGATAGTTGGCATACCACAaagttcaggatgaaagtaaaccgtagatgtacaatgtaaaaatgaagggtttagcacaacatgtgcagcaagcatgtcaaactcgcggcccaagGGCCGCATTcggcccacaacgaacatatttgcggcccagcccagtggtCCCCAATCTGTGTGACGCTTGTGCGCCGTGGTTTGCCTAGAGAGGCGCCGCGattatcactccccaccatccctccccaccatccctccttcatgccggccgggccgcaggggattggctgcaggcagagaggaagccgggggcggggcttccgctttgtgcagagcacacggtgagtgtgtgtctgccttccggctactctgcctgctggtggctgcgcgtGTCCCGTCCctttctgccccgggtgataggagaaggtaggggggttggggggaagggaGTTAGTTGTAAatttgcctgtcc
Proteins encoded in this window:
- the LOC142466800 gene encoding uncharacterized protein LOC142466800 isoform X1, whose amino-acid sequence is MEKMRTEKSCNIPTNITENASFNQSKQLINNVTASHSKRYILAAATGKDLRASGKSLTWLSDQNLQKRTQTRDRKHVCGECGKGFSNLSSLNIHIRTHTGERPHVCGECGKGFSNLSSLNIHIRTHTGERPHVCGECGKGFSQSSSMNTHMRIHTGERPYVCGECGKGFRNLSSLNNHQRTHTGERPHVCGECGKGFRNLSSLSTHKRTHTGERPHVCGECGKGFSELNHLIRHKRTHTGERSHVCGECGKGFSVLYNLNKHKRTHRGERPHVCGECGKGFSQLSSLDAHKRTHTGERPHICGECGKGCSQLSSLDAHKRTHTGERPHMCGECGKGFSQLSSLISHKRTHTGEKPHVCGECGKGFSVSSSLDKHKMAHTGERPHVCGECGKGFSVLSSLNTHKRTHTGERPHICGECGKGFCQLSHLNTHKRTHTGERPYVCGECGKGFRHLSNLNKHKRTHTG